In Crassostrea angulata isolate pt1a10 chromosome 6, ASM2561291v2, whole genome shotgun sequence, a genomic segment contains:
- the LOC128187176 gene encoding LOW QUALITY PROTEIN: transient receptor potential cation channel subfamily M member 3-like (The sequence of the model RefSeq protein was modified relative to this genomic sequence to represent the inferred CDS: substituted 1 base at 1 genomic stop codon), which yields MCENLFSAFCDGDTKRQELVRTWLSHLLCDSRRLIDSVLLCHHSKDEQKVTKLKHSLQELGPVTVTSKDEGSAAEGGGGFSEDLVIFCLSVEYVQSSEQFVRDVNTLMEGENEVTYFMMEDNFKELKKDLNSRGITKETVFFFEEPDVPSIFKIYKRKKKECSKTKTVYVSSCYDASSEMERISAMMSSITTLSYVVPKKRRSFANMTKEDWNLTSNQLTSSDEYLLLLSNGYFNDDICLLECELIRRRGKKIHVIDVRSHSRKTDPTWLQTLHKIKYEYDDDVMSVLVSYILEEQQECNSIIISFHPSDSINAEECRKIFRTSLSQCKVCLTTDFPESKKLYQKIMKCQAVVLCVSKAYMADKKCRKEAEIAHVMWKKLIPINLYADPVDMEHPKWLIKIIGHSQFVDQKELEDLLNQNVLLNEDNLKLENWIQRNITVPLHSEISTQIERCRGCRGGPEHTVTDAFGKVEVFAEGGLERRAAMYVRLSTKSDLKTVSSLIIDQWKLEQPRLLISVTGEGSQIIKNPKKCRAITNALQNIVKEKGVWFTTDGATSEISEVIGRVVEKEDVNERPIVIGIASWEYLRMNEHLVTKNGFGRWPATYNTREALKAKGEYHLNPFCSHFLLPHKCAVVSDNGDCCVISTANFRSEFEEYIRQGKYNVQASYCPEPIPSLLLLVGGDPLQSLSMVKRSLDAKRPVVVLRGTGGFADTLAYAFKTGRSEESRISDILTHPERRFISFVNLNDDHCGLGQTILDVLLNSISDDEQKLSLALGFNNSEKAMEHVFFDNRKTQHLEDSFMTELMLKAMREGKIDFVRLLISECIDIQKFQLNNRDKLYASKYLPDELRRQLGWDVVPSIDNIRRFVVRNITMDVFAENNIPVEMKDKYADDPYFYLMVWSILMMDLHELSVFFWQYCEEPLPSALIASGIIRKLRKGCQVTNKILADKLLKQEKEFIKLSCDVLQEFFESNPEDTERLLTRNRPRWRNLSCLEIAFRLKHRPFMSHEACKIPINKIWFGRISPENNSFRMTISVFFLGLFPFVLKFMEEPRDTSCNQDKNQTGCCRNNWQKMRDRIKEFYTAPIMRFSHTMASYLLFLSLFSYTLLVGFSEHTDWRVLLVXCWVFTLMLDQIRELLNGIDENKTYFGQKYARERPSVLQVYFRDKWNYFDVTILCFFVIAVVLSFVPSYTAEEFARVFHAISLVAFFMRILKTFSAIEELGPKLWMISAMAKDLMYFVIILMVFVVSYAIAAYAVIYPDSKLDLDLVFSVLRLGYWNLYGELLLEDLEAEEPACSFDPAVYEAGTLPRCAVKHRRLVGFAMMGIYLLFANVMLLNILIAMFSDTYQRIQTQRNQKWNYERYGLVKEFQRVPVIPMPLGAIIYIHYMVRWMYRKFKKCTAVDHTKPVLTGKVLIENEMLTDLERECVYMFMKKKQEEDDASTPMTSLDVSNIPPARTLRVISRKHIITVRSSEMGSKFALSLLNIILYFLGITVGYTPETNLGKCFEGTSEGYILLFDRSFVDCVRECKRRPRCQALRYDRRVLICMLYPTDQIPKRDISGCYQAFRWEFIHRFALEGICEEHHTKCNPNETCSLNTTTMEPFCEILDCAERPSRFAPNTEMVHYVDSQVGARAKIQCKSFIESSGGTKCAVCTEQGKWKMDIQCKVPESILKDCTELFAENKTLKSGHYNISPDRKVVKSAYCNMETEEGWTVVQRRIRKDGSLNFTRKWRDYKAGFGEATGNYWIGNDALHALTKSANILRIQLTTFNGSTVQAEYSNLSVSDESANYAMTYGKYVKGSAGDALGGTGLQFQAKDMSFSTVDKDNDRYNDGSCARKMRGGWWYNKCSTSNLNGKNCEDGESCMTWQKTSNNLRGHKDSVIMISTKNSNING from the exons ATGTGCGAAAACCTGTTTTCTGCCTTCTGTGATGGCGATACAAAGAGACAGGAACTGGTCCGGACCTGGTTGTCTCACTTAC TGTGCGACTCCCGGAGGTTGATTGACTCCGTACTGCTGTGTCATCACTCCAAGGATGAACAGAAGGTGACCAAACTCAAACATAGCCTTCAGGAACTCGGACCGGTGACCGTCACCTCCAAGGATGAGGGGTCAGCGGCGGAGGGGGGCGGGGGCTTCAGCGAGGACCTGGTTATCTTCTGCCTCTCCGTGGAGTACGTCCAGAGCTCCGAACAGTTTGTCAGAG ATGTGAATACTCTAATGGAAGGAGAGAACGAAGTGACCTATTTTATGATGGAGGACAACTTTAAAGAGTTAAAGAAGGATCTAAATTCTAGAGGAATAACGAAAGAAACAGTTTTCTTTTTCGAAGAACCAGATGTTCCATctatattcaaaatttacaaaagaaagaagaaag aATGTTCCAAAACGAAAACTGTTTACGTAAGCAGTTGTTACGATGCATCATCAGAGATGGAACGTATAAGTGCAATGATGTCATCAATCACAACACTAAGTTACGTCGTTCCTAAAAAGAGGAGATCGTTTGCCAATATGACGAAAGAGGACTGGAACCTTACCTCAAATCAACTAACTTCATCAGACGAGTACCTGTTATTGTTATCCAATGGTTATTTCAATGACGACATTTGTTTACTTG AATGTGAACTAATAAGACGAAGGGGAAAGAAAATCCACGTAATAGATGTACGGTCACACAGCAGAAAAACAGACCCGACATGGCTACAAACCCTGCACAAAATTAAATACGAATATGACGATGATGTCATGAGTGTTTTGGTGTCGTATATTCTGGAGGAACAACAAG AATGCAACTCGATCATCATCAGTTTCCATCCATCCGATTCAATCAATGCCGAGGAGTGTCGAAAGATTTTCCGGACCAGCTTATCGCAATGCAAGGTTTGCCTCACAACTGATTTCCCGGAATCAAAGAAgctttatcaaaaaattatgaaatgccaAGCGGTAGTTTTGTGTGTATCAAAGGCGTATATGGCGGACAAGAAATGTCGCAAAG AGGCTGAAATTGCGCATGTGATGTGGAAGAAACTGATTCCAATAAATTTATATGCCGACCCCGTTGACATGGAACATCCTAAATGGTTGATTAAAATCATTGGCCACAGTCAATTCGTGGACCAAAAGGAACTTGAAGACCTTCTTAACCAAAATGTTCTACTGAATGAGGATAATCTG AAACTTGAGAATTGGATCCAACGAAATATCACCGTACCACTTCATTCTGAAATCTCCACACAGAT AGAACGGTGTCGTGGATGTAGAGGGGGACCCGAACATACGGTAACGGACGCCTTCGGGAAGGTCGAGGTGTTCGCAGAGGGTGGGCTGGAACGGCGAGCAGCAATG TACGTGCGCCTTAGTACCAAGTCAGACTTGAAGACTGTGTCCTCCCTCATCATCGACCAGTGGAAGCTAGAACAGCCACGCCTGCTGATCTCCGTGACGGGCGAGGGGTCTCAGATCATCAAAAACCCCAAGAAGTGTCGCGCCATCACCAACGCTCTCCAGAACATAGTCAAAGAAAAAG GGGTTTGGTTCACGACAGATGGCGCTACTTCAGAAATCTCAGAAGTTATCGGCAGAGTAGTTGAGAAAGAAGATGTCAATGAAAGGCCAATAGTGATCGGAATTGCATCTTGGGAATATCTCAGAATGAATGAACATCTCGTCACCAAAAAC GGGTTTGGGAGATGGCCAGCTACTTACAACACACGAGAGGCCCTGAAAGCGAAAGGAGAATACCACCTAAACCCCTTTTGCTCTCATTTTCTTCTTCCTCACAAATGTGCAGTGGTAAGCGATAATGGCGACTGCTGCGTAATTTCAACGGCAAATTTCAGATCAGAATTCGAGGAATACATACGGCAGGGAAAATACAATGTTCAAGCTTCAT ATTGTCCTGAACCCATACCCTCCTTACTGCTGCTTGTGGGTGGAGATCCGCTGCAATCGCTCAGTATGGTCAAACGTTCTCTGGACGCCAAGAGACCCGTCGTCGTTCTGAGG GGAACTGGAGGTTTTGCCGATACATTAGCATACGCATTTAAGACCGGAAG AAGCGAGGAATCGAGGATTTCCGACATTCTCACTCACCCAGAGCGGCGTTTTATAAGCTTTGTCAACCTTAATGATGACCACTGCGGACTTGGCCAAACCATTCTAGATGTTCTCCTTAATAGCATCTCAG ATGACGAACAGAAACTGAGTCTTGCTTTGGGATTTAATAACAGCGAAAAGGCCATGGAACATGTTTTCTTCGACAACAGAAAAACTCAACATTTAGAA GACTCGTTTATGACGGAACTAATGCTGAAAGCGATGAGAGAGGGGAAGATTGACTTCGTGCGACTCCTCATTTCGGAGTGCATTGATATACAGAAGTTCCAGCTGAATAATAGGGACAAACTTTACgcatcaaaatat CTACCTGACGAACTTAGAAGACAG TTAGGCTGGGATGTGGTCCCCAGCATCGACAACATCCGCCGATTCGTGGTCCGTAATATAACAATGGACGTCTTCGCAGAAAATAACATCCCTGTGGAGATGAAAG ATAAATATGCTGACGATCCTTATTTCTACCTGATGGTGTGGTCCATTCTTATGATGGATCTTCACGAGCTGTCGGTATTCTTTTGGCAGTATTGCGAA GAACCCCTCCCCTCGGCGCTGATTGCCTCGGGGATAATACGGAAGCTGAGAAAAGGTTGTCAGGTGACCAACAAAATCCTGGCTGATAAACTTCTAAAACAGGAGAA GGAGTTCATCAAGCTATCGTGTGACGTGCTCCAGGAGTTCTTTGAGAGTAACCCTGAGGATACAGAGCGACTCCTCACCAGGAACCGCCCCCGCTGGCGCAACCTCTCCTGTCTGGAAATCGCCTTCCGGTTGAAACACAGACCGTTCATGTCCCACGAAGCGTGCAAGATCCCTATCAATAAGATCTGGTTTGGACGTATATCTCCTGAAAATAATTCGTTTCGG ATGACCATTTCCGTTTTTTTCCTTGGTTTATTCCCATTTGTGCTGAAATTTATGGAGGAACCACGTGACACTTCATGTAATCAAGATAAG AACCAGACGGGATGCTGTAGAAATAACTGGCAGAAAATGAGGGATCgtataaaagaattttacacAGCTCCAATCATGCGATTTTCACATACAATG GCGTCCTATCTGCTGTTTTTGAGTCTGTTCAGCTACACCCTACTGGTCGGGTTTTCGGAACACACTGACTGGCGAGTCCTCCTAGTGTAATGCTGGGTGTTTACTCTAATGCTGGACCAAATTAGAGAG CTTCTAAATGGTATTGATGAAAACAAGACTTACTTTGGCCAGAAGTACGCTAGAGAGCGTCCGTCCGTTCTACAAGTCTACTTCCGGGACAAGTGGAActattttgacgtcacaatccTCTGCTTCTTCGTCATTGCTGTGGTTCTTAGTTTTGTGCCTTCTTACACCGCGGAGGAATTTGCAAGAGTTTTTCATGCAATTAGTCTCGTTGCGTTTTTCATGAGAATATTGAAAACTTTCTCTGCCATTGAAGAGTTGGGACCTAAGCTGTGGATGATTTCTGCGATG GCCAAGGACCTGATGTACTTTGTTATCATTCTGATGGTGTTCGTGGTCTCGTATGCAATAGCCGCCTACGCTGTCATCTACCCAGACTCCAAACTCGACCTTGACCTCGTGTTTAGTGTCCTCAGACTGGGCTACTGGAACCTGTATGGCGAACTGCTCCTGGAAGACCTGGAAg CCGAGGAGCCGGCCTGTTCCTTTGACCCCGCGGTGTACGAGGCGGGGACCCTACCCAGGTGTGCGGTCAAACACCGCAGGCTGGTGGGATTCGCCATGATGGGCATCTACCTTCTGTTTGCCAACGTCATGCTGCTCAATATCCTCATTGCGATGTTCAG TGACACGTATCAACGGATCCAGACTCAACGGAACCAGAAGTGGAACTATGAACGATACGGCCTGGTGAAGGAGTTCCAGAGAGTGCCCGTAATTCCTATGCCGCTAGGGGCCATCATCTACATACACTACATGGTCAGGTGGATGTACCGGAAATTCAAGAAATGCACGGCCGTGGACCATACCAAACCAG TTTTAACAGGGAAAGTCTTAATCGAAAATGAAATGCTAACAGACTTAGAGAGGGAATGCGTTTATATGTTTATGAAAAAGAAACAGGAAGAAGACGACGCCAGTACACCGATGACGTCACTTGATGTTTCTAATATT CCACCAGCACGTACTTTACGAGTGATCTCGCGCAAACACATCATAACCGTGCGGTCATCTGAAATGGGGAGCAAATTCGCCTTGTCGCTGTTAAACATAATATTATACTTTCTTGGTATCACAGTGGGCTATACACCTGAAACCAATCTTGGTAAGTGTTTCGAGGGCACCTCTGAAGGATACATATTGTTATTTGACCGCTCGTTCGTCGATTGTGTCCGTGAGTGTAAAAGGAGACCCCGTTGTCAGGCTCTCCGGTACGACCGCCGAGTCCTGATCTGTATGCTGTACCCTACAGACCAAATCCCAAAGAGAGACATCAGCGGCTGTTATCAGGCTTTCAGATGGGAATTTATTCACCGATTT GCATTAGAGGGTATATGCGAAGAGCACCATACAAAATGTAACCCAAATGAAACATGTTCATTAAATACAACGACCATGGAGCCCTTCTGTGAAATATTAg attGTGCAGAAAGGCCCTCAAGATTTGCACCCAATACTGAAATGGTGCACTATGTGGATAGCCAAGTTGGGGCTCGGGctaaaattcaatgtaaaagcTTCATCGAATCGTCTGGAGGGACAAAGTGTGCTGTTTGTACAGAACAAGGGAAGTGGAAAATGGACATTCAGTGCAAAG TACCCGAGTCTATACTAAAAGACTGTACAGAGCTGTTTGCCGAGAACAAGACCCTTAAGAGTGGACATTACAACATCTCTCCGGACCGCAAAGTTGTAAAAAGTGCTTACTGTAATATGGAAACCGAAGAAGGATGGACG GTAGTACAGAGAAGAATTCGGAAGGATGGGAGCCTCAACTTTACTCGAAAATGGAGAGATTACAAAGCTGGTTTTGGTGAGGCGACAGGGAACTACTGGATAG GTAACGATGCATTGCATGCGTTGACGAAGAGCGCCAACATCCTACGGATCCAGCTAACAACCTTCAACGGCTCGACTGTACAGGCCGAGTACAGTAATTTAAGCGTCTCTGATGAGTCGGCGAATTATGCAATGACATATGGCAAATATGTAAAGGGATCTGCGG GCGATGCACTTGGTGGAACAGGACTACAGTTTCAGGCCAAGGATATGTCGTTCTCAACAGTAGATAAGGACAATGATCGGTACAATGATGGGAGCTGTGCCCGGAAAATGAGGGGTGGGTGGTGGTACAACAAATGTTCAACGTCCAATCTGAATGGGAAGAACTGTGAAGATGGTGAGAGTTGCATGACTTGGCaaaaaactagtaataattTGCGTGGACATAAGGATTCCGTTATCATGATATCGACGAAGAACAGCAATATTAATGGATGA